The following proteins are encoded in a genomic region of Desulfovibrio sp. JC010:
- a CDS encoding PEP/pyruvate-binding domain-containing protein, translating into MSLLDWFPFFKKNDKPKLDPEEARRQLTARYNHFRLLIQANTKTHEHIAELEEALRGFHPYGMHYVRALCTRISITTYKMVRHLNDLNPESYAMLFDRFKEIQEQVSQQIEPVHFSGEGELVLDFERVGRDQADLCGPKMAMLGEAGKRLGLNIPAGFVVTTAAFRKFMEQGGLQDEIDRIIQATDFDKRDEVFQVSSRVMQLIISTDFPEDISTAIMDGYKQLRDSLGREVKLAVRSSALGEDVEGAAFAGQYRSILNVDSASLLMAVKEVMASKYTMQAMAYRNNRGMKDEDVAMCVGCIEMVEPAAAGVAYSRNPVNVRDENISIYSVWGLPRAVVDGSTETDEFSVKRGAALEVVERRVAEKCEKYICDSGEGICRTELLDSCRIEPSLSDEQAVLVADVAVRIEEHFGPPQDIEWALTEAGEFYLLQCRPLMLVDDEDEHGAGSLDLPKPVLAGGRTASPGVGIGPVFPVRKSADALSFPDGGVMVLKQALPEHAALLDRCSAVITEQGGMAGHLANVAREFGVAALFGVKGALDALYEGQIVTVDADGHGVYVGPVEPLLVEKPRKRLMRGSPVQAALRKAARHIVRLNLTDPENPNFKPSNCKTYHDIMRFCHEMAVREMFGFGISDEYIMAASKQLICNVPKQFWVLDLGNGVSPEGEVNDRCVFMQHVECIPMRALWAGMQAVPWEGPPAIHGKGLMSVMFEATMNPNLNVATRSTYDQKNYFMISKNYCCLQSRFGFHFCGVESLVGERTSENYASFQFKGGAANPERRRLRAKFIGSILDELDFRVRIREDNMHARLEGLERADMEYHLKILGYLITHTRQLDMIMTNPAQVEQYRARFFKDFEIFNE; encoded by the coding sequence CGAAGCTTGACCCTGAAGAAGCGCGCAGACAGCTGACTGCCCGCTACAATCATTTCCGGCTGCTCATTCAGGCCAATACCAAGACCCATGAACATATTGCCGAACTTGAAGAAGCCCTGCGCGGGTTCCATCCTTACGGCATGCATTATGTGCGCGCCCTGTGCACCCGCATTTCTATCACCACCTATAAAATGGTCAGGCATCTCAATGATTTGAATCCTGAGTCCTATGCCATGCTTTTTGACCGCTTCAAGGAGATTCAGGAGCAGGTCTCGCAGCAGATTGAGCCTGTTCATTTTTCCGGGGAAGGGGAATTGGTGCTGGATTTTGAGCGGGTGGGACGCGATCAGGCCGACCTTTGCGGGCCTAAGATGGCCATGCTCGGCGAGGCCGGAAAAAGACTCGGACTGAATATCCCCGCCGGATTTGTAGTGACCACTGCGGCTTTTCGTAAATTCATGGAGCAGGGCGGTTTGCAGGACGAAATCGACCGTATCATTCAGGCTACGGATTTTGATAAGCGGGATGAGGTCTTTCAGGTTTCTTCACGGGTCATGCAGCTCATAATTTCTACAGATTTTCCCGAAGATATTTCAACGGCCATTATGGACGGCTACAAGCAGCTGCGCGATTCCCTGGGGCGGGAAGTCAAGCTGGCCGTGCGTTCCAGTGCCCTTGGCGAGGATGTGGAAGGTGCGGCCTTTGCCGGACAGTACCGTTCCATCCTGAATGTGGATTCCGCGTCCCTGCTCATGGCGGTGAAGGAGGTCATGGCCTCCAAATACACCATGCAGGCCATGGCCTACCGCAACAATCGCGGCATGAAAGACGAGGATGTGGCCATGTGCGTGGGCTGCATTGAGATGGTGGAACCTGCAGCCGCCGGGGTGGCTTACTCGCGTAACCCGGTCAATGTGCGTGATGAGAATATTTCCATTTATTCGGTCTGGGGATTGCCGAGGGCGGTGGTGGACGGCTCCACGGAAACCGATGAATTTTCCGTGAAACGGGGAGCCGCGTTGGAAGTTGTTGAACGGCGGGTGGCCGAGAAGTGCGAAAAGTATATCTGCGATTCCGGTGAGGGGATCTGCCGCACCGAACTGTTGGACAGCTGCCGCATTGAACCTTCACTCAGTGATGAACAGGCGGTGCTGGTGGCCGATGTTGCCGTGCGTATTGAGGAGCATTTCGGACCGCCGCAGGATATTGAATGGGCTTTGACTGAAGCCGGGGAATTCTACCTGCTGCAATGCCGCCCGCTTATGCTGGTGGATGACGAGGATGAGCATGGCGCAGGCAGTCTTGATCTGCCGAAACCTGTGCTTGCCGGGGGGCGTACGGCCAGTCCCGGCGTGGGTATCGGTCCGGTTTTTCCTGTCCGCAAAAGCGCGGATGCCCTTTCGTTCCCAGACGGCGGGGTTATGGTTCTGAAACAGGCTCTGCCTGAGCATGCGGCCCTGCTGGACCGTTGCAGCGCGGTGATTACCGAGCAGGGTGGTATGGCCGGGCATCTGGCTAACGTTGCCCGTGAATTCGGGGTTGCGGCTTTGTTCGGGGTCAAGGGAGCTTTGGATGCACTTTATGAAGGGCAGATTGTAACCGTTGATGCGGACGGGCACGGGGTCTATGTCGGTCCTGTAGAGCCTTTGCTGGTGGAAAAGCCCCGCAAGCGGCTCATGCGCGGAAGTCCGGTGCAGGCGGCCCTGCGTAAGGCGGCGCGGCATATTGTGCGTTTGAACCTGACTGATCCTGAGAATCCCAATTTTAAGCCTTCAAATTGTAAAACCTACCACGATATTATGCGTTTCTGTCATGAGATGGCAGTGCGGGAGATGTTCGGATTCGGCATCAGCGACGAATATATAATGGCCGCTTCAAAGCAGCTGATTTGTAATGTTCCCAAGCAGTTCTGGGTGCTTGATCTCGGTAACGGAGTCAGTCCGGAAGGTGAGGTCAATGACCGCTGCGTGTTTATGCAGCATGTGGAGTGCATCCCCATGCGCGCGCTCTGGGCAGGGATGCAGGCCGTGCCGTGGGAAGGTCCTCCGGCCATTCATGGCAAAGGGCTGATGTCGGTCATGTTCGAAGCGACCATGAATCCCAATCTGAATGTGGCTACCCGTTCCACTTATGATCAGAAAAATTATTTCATGATTTCAAAGAATTATTGCTGTCTGCAATCCCGCTTCGGGTTCCATTTCTGCGGGGTGGAATCCCTTGTGGGGGAAAGGACTTCCGAGAACTACGCCAGCTTTCAGTTTAAAGGCGGGGCCGCCAATCCCGAGCGGCGCAGGCTGCGGGCCAAATTCATCGGTTCAATCCTTGATGAACTGGATTTCCGGGTCCGTATCCGTGAAGACAACATGCATGCCCGTCTTGAGGGGCTGGAGCGTGCAGACATGGAGTATCATCTCAAGATACTCGGTTATTTAATCACTCATACCCGGCAGCTGGATATGATCATGACCAACCCGGCGCAGGTGGAGCAGTACCGGGCGCGTTTTTTTAAGGATTTTGAGATTTTTAACGAGTGA
- a CDS encoding FecR domain-containing protein — translation MPEQATPLVEIGVVTGLKGEAFAESASGARILSSGSPIYQGEELVTAAGGNVEIRLIDDTLLSQGENSRISLDDYIYDDSTGVGDFLADITQGTFRIVTGEIARQNPDRFKVGTPLATIGIRGTIILSEVGPDGEIHGVEEIHAGKAMLLQSKATGEMRQLFSGQMVDVSGSGLLSQVRPLSARELQNFRDLAPANIRQEQDIRDQREDNQDDDLPEEQDISGEELSGDVVPGGGDILSPDGILGGGIIEGTEDKVEQPVEPKPEKEGEKDEKGLPPEITPEPKPTPKDEEKDKEKKNDDDEITSLLENTDENNDDNDSSKDEPTSDPHNITGSGLIEGTAEADTITGSSSNDTIRGLGGSDTLYGQCGDDTLYGGTGDDIMYGSDGADTLYGEEGSDTLNGGTGTNYIDGGTGAASDVDFVSYADAGGSVNASIKNNLGSTSGRTDFLTNIEGIEGSAHDDELDGDYFANTLLGNGGNDTLEGWEGDDRLDGGAGIDFVSYASAMTGVNVSLKDGTTSGAHGIDTITNVEGIIGSGSGDNLEGDSADNTIQGNAGVDTLYGLEGNNTLEGGAGNDELYGGSDIDTASYANASGGVTVDLTLNTATGADGNDTLNSIENVIGSAYADNITGDGSANTFTDNDTANDVYNGGGGIDTVDYSGITDKYVSAQFDDGKVMLEGQNPMSEYDTITDIEVVIGTKNNDFFEIGNSNATMHAGEGTDNMHCAMISAAININNSTGVATSGSYTYGFSSIETFFATGYSGDVFTGSTSGSETVNLGEGSDTFYLKDSAVTTIKYGTYTNADTIDNFNSGEDNLLFEPFSGMSGYKTFAGFKAYDTVSGTMTVSGSTSAYFVFENDKLYYDGDGDGAGAQKLIATFENSDDVQQSDISFG, via the coding sequence ATGCCTGAACAAGCCACCCCCCTTGTTGAAATCGGTGTTGTAACCGGACTCAAGGGCGAAGCTTTTGCCGAATCAGCTTCAGGAGCAAGGATTCTCAGCAGCGGATCTCCCATCTATCAGGGTGAGGAGCTGGTTACTGCTGCGGGCGGCAATGTTGAAATCAGGCTTATTGATGACACCCTGCTCTCTCAGGGCGAAAACTCCCGTATTTCATTAGACGATTATATTTATGACGATTCCACCGGGGTCGGTGATTTCCTTGCCGACATAACCCAAGGAACATTCCGCATAGTTACCGGGGAAATTGCCAGACAGAATCCAGACCGTTTCAAGGTCGGCACCCCGCTGGCCACAATAGGCATCCGTGGAACCATCATCCTCAGTGAGGTAGGACCGGACGGCGAAATTCACGGCGTGGAAGAAATCCATGCCGGAAAAGCCATGCTCCTGCAGAGTAAAGCCACCGGGGAAATGCGCCAGCTATTTTCCGGACAGATGGTCGATGTCAGCGGCTCCGGCCTGCTCAGTCAGGTCCGCCCCCTCTCCGCACGGGAACTGCAGAATTTCCGGGACCTTGCCCCTGCGAACATCCGACAGGAACAGGATATCCGTGACCAGCGTGAGGATAATCAGGATGACGACCTCCCAGAAGAACAGGACATATCCGGCGAAGAGCTTTCCGGAGATGTAGTTCCGGGTGGCGGGGATATTCTTTCCCCTGACGGAATTCTGGGCGGTGGAATCATTGAAGGAACAGAAGACAAAGTAGAACAGCCCGTGGAGCCGAAACCTGAAAAGGAAGGCGAAAAAGACGAAAAAGGATTGCCACCGGAAATCACCCCTGAACCAAAGCCGACACCAAAAGACGAAGAGAAGGACAAGGAAAAGAAAAACGACGATGACGAGATTACCTCCCTTCTCGAAAATACTGACGAAAATAACGATGACAATGACAGCTCAAAAGATGAACCGACTTCCGACCCGCACAACATAACCGGCAGCGGACTGATAGAAGGCACAGCTGAAGCCGACACCATTACCGGAAGCAGCTCCAATGACACCATCAGAGGCCTTGGCGGCAGCGACACCCTCTACGGTCAGTGCGGAGATGATACCCTCTATGGGGGAACCGGAGATGACATCATGTACGGCAGTGACGGAGCCGACACATTATATGGAGAGGAAGGTTCGGACACCCTAAACGGCGGCACTGGTACCAACTATATTGACGGGGGTACGGGAGCGGCATCTGATGTGGATTTTGTCTCCTATGCTGATGCAGGCGGCAGTGTCAACGCATCCATAAAAAACAATCTCGGCAGCACATCCGGCAGAACAGACTTCCTGACCAATATTGAAGGAATTGAAGGCTCCGCTCACGATGACGAACTCGATGGTGACTATTTCGCCAACACCCTGCTCGGAAACGGCGGCAACGACACCCTGGAAGGCTGGGAAGGTGACGACCGCCTTGATGGCGGAGCCGGCATTGACTTTGTCTCCTATGCCAGTGCCATGACCGGAGTGAACGTTAGTCTGAAAGACGGCACCACCAGCGGAGCGCACGGGATCGACACCATAACCAACGTAGAAGGAATAATAGGCTCCGGTTCCGGAGATAACCTTGAAGGCGATAGTGCGGACAACACAATACAGGGCAACGCCGGAGTGGACACATTATACGGCCTTGAAGGGAATAACACTCTTGAAGGCGGAGCAGGGAATGACGAACTGTACGGCGGCTCAGACATTGACACAGCCTCATACGCAAACGCCAGCGGCGGTGTCACAGTCGATCTGACCTTAAACACCGCCACCGGGGCAGACGGCAATGACACCCTGAATTCAATAGAAAACGTCATCGGTTCAGCATATGCCGACAATATTACCGGTGACGGCAGTGCCAATACTTTCACAGATAACGACACTGCAAACGATGTATATAACGGAGGCGGCGGCATAGACACAGTAGATTATTCTGGCATAACCGACAAATATGTCAGTGCCCAGTTTGACGATGGCAAGGTAATGCTAGAGGGACAGAACCCCATGAGTGAATACGACACCATTACCGACATCGAAGTTGTTATCGGCACTAAGAATAACGACTTTTTCGAGATAGGAAACAGCAACGCAACAATGCATGCAGGAGAAGGTACAGACAACATGCATTGCGCCATGATTTCAGCCGCAATCAACATCAACAACAGCACAGGCGTTGCCACCAGCGGATCATACACATATGGATTCAGCAGCATAGAAACCTTCTTTGCAACCGGATACAGCGGTGATGTTTTCACCGGCAGCACCTCAGGCTCCGAAACAGTCAACCTTGGAGAAGGTTCCGATACATTTTACCTGAAAGATTCAGCCGTAACGACCATAAAATACGGGACATACACAAATGCCGACACCATAGACAACTTCAACAGCGGCGAAGACAATCTGCTGTTTGAACCGTTCTCAGGAATGTCCGGCTATAAGACCTTCGCAGGATTTAAAGCATACGATACGGTCTCTGGGACCATGACCGTATCCGGGTCCACGTCCGCATATTTTGTATTTGAAAACGACAAACTCTATTATGATGGGGACGGTGACGGCGCAGGGGCACAAAAACTCATCGCCACCTTTGAAAACAGTGATGATGTGCAGCAAAGTGACATCAGTTTCGGTTAG